From the Cloeon dipterum chromosome 4, ieCloDipt1.1, whole genome shotgun sequence genome, the window tgatttatgattatatttttatactttctGGATGACCTGCCGCTTTTTAAAACGTTGTAAATTTGAGGAGGAATAAcgctttatttcaattttttttaccaacctgAAGTTCTCTAGATACTCATCCATTTCTTAATTAGTCCcataaagattttatttatgtctTAATaccattaaaattagattaagtACCACTAgacaaatcattaaaatttagtgtctaccagatataaaaaattaagtggttttttattttaaaaaaatggttttaatatAGCTAGGGAAATTGATATTAAACCTATAATTTTGATGTCATCAACAGCTCGTAGGCGGTAGTACGTTGAAATCAATTGCGTGCCAGGCAAGATTTTAGGAATGCCGTTGTCGTGCTCATCTCGCAGCAGTTTTGCTTCAGTTACTATTCTCGGAATCAGTTCAATCCTCCTGTCGATTTCTCGCCGCAAAGACTGAATCATAACTTAATCTTTTGaatccattttaatttcttacacATACCTTTTTGGCTTCATGTCCAATTGGTGCGTGAGGCCCCCTTCTCGATCGGATTGCAAATCTCATAATTTGCCTCTTTGCAAACAGGAACACCAAAATAAAAGTAACAAGACCACCGAAAACTATTATAACGATAGTGTTTGTTTCTGAGAGTTtcgcaaacatatttttcaagtcCAATTTTACACCTGGAAATtcgcattttaataattcaaaaaagaaaatcttttGATCTTTACCTTTTCTTAGAAGCGTTTGACTAGTCGATCATCTGTATATCCTATAAATTCTTAGTTTATTTGCCGAGTACTAAACGAAAACACTTCTTGGCAAAACTTGGACCTGTATCACACCCCTCCTTTGGTATAGTGCCACGCCCACTTGGCTTCATGCACAATTCAACCAATAAGTTGGACTAATattctcttcatttttaatttatctgaaaCAATCTAATccaattcaaacaatttttctttattataattttttactgtgaaTTACGATTAAAATAACACTAATAagtgaatttgaataaaatgttctaaattatttttattttgaaatatcagTAGGTTCAgaacaaattcaaaaatcaCACTCATCAATCCACGTCTTCGGGTCGCACAGGATGCCTCAGTGGAACCACAGATAGTTTATTCACATCTCTCGAGAGCGCTTTTCTCATGTCTGTAgagttaattcaaattatttaccaGTTAACCCACatgaaaaggaataaaaaaattaccgtAGGCGTCTTCGTCTGGATCGCCCGAGTAATATTCAAGAACCGTCCTATATACGATGTATCCCAATTCTGTgtacattttaattgcaactTTGTTCGACACGCGGACAAACAAGTCAACAAAGTAAGcgtttttcctgaaaatattttgttttaaatagtgCCGTTTTATTTGgtgataaaaatacttttcggAAACCTCCTCCAGGTAGGCCATCAGGGTGTTGGCAACCCCCAATCTTCGGTAGTCTGGAGACACTGTCAGCGCCGTCACGTGTCCATGCCATTTCTCCCCGGAGCCTTCAGCTTTTCCCATTACTAATTCAAAGATTTGATAGTGAAtgagtttgtttaaatttttaggagtATTTATTACTGTAGCCCATGATTTCGCCACTCGGCGATTCCGCAACTTGAAAGTACTCCGGCCAGTGTGCTAAGTACTGAAGGTAAAAGGAGAGACCATACTGGatatttttgtcaaggaaaGTTCAGCTTATTGATACAATAAAAACTAAcagtgaaaatgatttttgttaaaaggATACAGTTTCAGTCAGCGGATCCAGATTCCTACAAaatagaaaaggaaaaatattaaaacgaacggcaattaatttcaatcatatTTGAATATAGATTTTGTACTTGATACTTACACATTGTTGAACTTAAAAAGATCATTGCAGGTAAAAGGCCGAAGGGCAGTCATAGTTTTAGAAGCTAGAAATTGGCCACTTGCTGTGTCtacaaaagacaaaaaaattgaagtgttGAAGCGGGTTTTTTatcaatgcaataaaatacaaagGTCTGTTAACAAagctctttgatttttttgtagtGCCGGTAAGAAACCTTTCAAACAGTAACCAGGCCTTCGAAAATGTGGTTATTTTCTCCAACtagtaaaaacaaacaatgacACTTTGAACGTccgaagtaaaaaaattgctaaaaaaactCATGCTTGAACTTATAAACCTCAAGTATTACTATTAAAAATGCTTACTTTGATCAGCACGCGTTCAGGCGTGTTtattactaaattaaatttgcaaggagtgaaaaaagcaaataatcaCGAGGTGCCCAGCAGGCGCAGGACCACGCAAGGTAGGTAAGGTAAACAAACATTCAGTGCTGCCAAAAGCCGAATATTACACACATTGCTGCCAACATGAGTGGAAAtgcgataaaatttgcaatgatagcaaaggaaattttgtgcCAACTTTTAAGCTAACATGTCAACTGCAAAGAATTTTaagtcattaaatttaatttaactggcCCGGCCAACATCCTCAAACAAAGCAATCTCGATATTGTGTATTGAATAAGCGCCTGTCAGAGAgtaggaaactgtgccgcagaaCAGTCCTTTAGTGCGAGTTgcataaaagtaaaaaatattttttaggtgAATTTCGTtagttttccttttaaaatgagGTTTGCATTAGTTCTGACTTCTGACACAAGTTTTGCTGAGGATCCTAAGAATTTCTAAGGCAGATTATTTGCCTCTTTAAATTCGCAAAATCCAAATCtttcacaaaaaatacgaaaaatactCACATGGAGGCCtctaaaattcctaaaattaatttaactctcCAGGCAATGCTTAAATTTGCTATATATT encodes:
- the Naa20A gene encoding N-alpha-acetyltransferase 20; its protein translation is MTALRPFTCNDLFKFNNVNLDPLTETYGLSFYLQYLAHWPEYFQVAESPSGEIMGYIMGKAEGSGEKWHGHVTALTVSPDYRRLGVANTLMAYLEEVSEKKNAYFVDLFVRVSNKVAIKMYTELGYIVYRTVLEYYSGDPDEDAYDMRKALSRDVNKLSVVPLRHPVRPEDVD